The genomic segment GGATCGGAAAAGGCCGCTCCAACGCGCCGGTCGCGAGGACGGCTCGGCGAGCCTGGATCATCCGCGCGGCCCCCGCGAGGGAAATGCCCACCTCGAGGCCGGAAGCCTCGCCCACTTCAGGCTCGTGTGGTGCAATGCTCCACACGCTCGCCCGCGCGGCGTACTCCGCGGACGACGCCAGAAACCGGGTGACGAGCCCCGCGCCGGCGGCGTAGTCCTTGCCCAGGCGCGCCTTGGTGGCAGCGCTTGCCTCCGTGATGCCCCGGTAGATCTGGCCGCCGGGACTTCCGTTCTCGTCGCAGAGAAGGACGCTCAGGCCGTACTCCGCGGCGGTGGCGGCCGCGCTGAGGCCGGCGGGACCGGCTCCGACGACCAGCAGATCATAGACCTCCGCCAAGTCGGACACGGTGTTGACGCGTTGCACGCTCATGCGGAAATCCCTATCGAATAAGTGGCGGCTCCGTGCTGCGTCTCCACCCGCATCCCCTCCTCGACCGGTGTGAGGCACGCCTGTCGGTTGCCGCGCCCATCGATCGCCACGAGGCACTCGAAGCAGACCCCCATCATGCAATAGGGACCGCGCTCGGCTCCCGAGACCGGCGTTGTGCGGAACCGCATGACACCTGCTGCGAGAAGTGCGGTGGCGACAGTGTCGCCCTTGAAGGCCGTGAGGGGCGTCCCGTCGAACGTGAAGGTGACGAGATCACCTTGGTGATCAGGCAGCCGCCGAAACATCGAACCGCTCCGAGGAGAACGTGGCCAAGCTCGCGGGGATTTCGCCTTGGGCGATGTGTCCCGCGATGGTGAAGGCATGGTTGGCGGCGAGGGTGACGCCGGAATGGCAGGCCACCGCGAAGGCTCCCGGGCAGCTGCGGGACTGCTCGTAGATCGGAAACCCATCAGGCGTGATGATCCGGAACGCCGCCCAGATCCGCACCACGTTGAGTTCGCCGATGATCGGGAACATGCGCATGGCCCGGTCGGCCAACACGGCTGTGACGGAGGCCCGCGGACGCTGGTGATCCATCGTCGCCTCCTTGCTCTCCCCGATGATCACGCCGCCCTCGTCCACCTGCCGGATGTTGCCGACCGGATGGTGCAGGAACGGCACCGTCTTTTCCGTCACGATGATCTGGCCACGGCTCGGCACCAGCGGCACGAAGAGGCCGACCATCGGCGCGAGACGAGTATTGCCGATGCCGGCCGCGAGCACGATCCGTCCCGCCGACAGGGCGCCCCATGGCCCCTCTACGGTGAAGACGCCGTCCTGATGGCTGATCCGCTCGACATGGTGTTCGGGCAGATAGGCGGCTCCCATCCTGTGCAGCGCCGCGTGGAAGGCGCGATACAGGCGCAAGGGATTGGCATGGCCGTCAAGCGGGCTGTAGATCGAGCCCGCCACGGTGGGGCCGATCGCAAGCAGGCGGGCTTTCGTCTCGCGATGGTCCAGGATCTCGTACGGGTACCGGGCAATGTTCGGCTGGCTCTGCAGGTTGTTCATGGCATCGATGCCACGCTGCAGTTCCAATTCGGTGAGGCGGATGGAGAAACCCCCGGGCTGACTGAAGCCTGGATCGATTCCCGTCTCCCGCTTCAGCTCATCGGAAAGAGCTGGCCAAAGCGCCGCTGAGGCTTGGGTCCAGTTCGAATATTCCGGCTTGCCCAAGCCTTTGCCTTGCACCCAAACCAGCCCGAAATTGGCCCGAGCGGCGCGGAAGGCGGTGTCACCCTCGTCGAGCACGGCGACGCGCAACCCCAAGCGGGCGAGCCCCCAGGCGATGGATGCGCCCAAAAGACCACCGCCGACGACCAAAACGTCCCTGTCGGTCATGCGTTCGCCCTCCTGAAGTGCCATGGTCCATTGTGTTCCCATCGCGCGTGCATTCCGTCAATTTTCATTTGCTTCTGCATGCATGCGTGAATGTGATGACCGGCACGTCCACTCCTAGGGCCGCCACCGGCGGGCGTGGGCTGCGAACTCGGCTTGAAAGGTACTGGCGAGAGCCGAGGCGGGACGCTGCTGCGAGCGCAGGGAGATAAAACCCGCCTCGATCCGTGTAGTGAACGGCCGCGCCACCAGTCCCCGTCCGAGGAACTCCTCGGCCGCGTATGGGCTGACGATGCTGAGCCCCGTCCCTTCGCTCACCAGCAGGCAGGCGATCTGCGCGAGTGTCACCTCCGCGACGATGCGATAGGGGACGTCCGCGAGAGCCGCATCAATACGCGACCGGAACAGCGTTCTCGTCGAGACGCTAATCAGGGCCTCGCCGGCAAGATCGGCGGGCGCGATAATCTCCTGCGCCGCAAGTCTGTGATGCTCGGGCATGATCACGACCGCCGCAGCCTCGAAGCTCTCAATATCGTGAAGCGGCTGGTCGATTGGCTTGTCCGCATATCCGAGATCCACCCGGCCCGCCGTCACGGCTTCGACGACGAGATGAGATGGCAGACCAACCAGCGAGACATGCACATTCGGTCTGTTGCGCATGAAAGCAGCGACGAACCGAGGCAGTGCGCCGCTCATCAGGACAGGCATCGCGGCGATGCGCAACGATCCGGCCTGGTTGGCTTTGATCGCCTTGGCCATGTCCGCAATGCGCGACAGGCCAACAAAGGATCGCTCGACTTCCGCGAAGAGCGTGACGGCGTCGGGCGTGGGGATGACCTGGTATCCTCTCCTCTCGAAGAGCCGGAGGGCAAGATGGGCCTCGAAATCGCGAATGAGACGACTGACGGCGGATTGAGTGACGTAGAGCATGTCGGCCGCGGCGGTCATGCTGCCAGTGAGCATAACCGCACGGAAGGCCTCGACCTGCCGTGATTGAATTGTCATCCTGTGGTTCATGGACATTCCACCCGATCGCGCATGATCGCGTCTTGGCAGTTTCTGAATCTGCTGAAGTGACGGTGATTTCGTCGTGTTCCTACTGTCATACGGTCAAATTAAGAATTCTCTTTCGTCCGACCTCGGTAGCATAGGGAGACCTCGAGGAGCGGGAACGACATGGATATCACGCACACGCCCCTATTCCGAACCCAGGCTTATGTCGGCGGACAGTGGATCTCAGCGAAATCAGGCCGCACGATCCCCGTCGATAATCCGGCCACAGGAGAGATCGTCGGGCATGTTCCCGACCTTTCCGGCGCCGACACCCGCGACGCCATCAGCGCTGCCGAGGTGGCCTTAGACCGCTGGCGGGGAACGAGTGCAGCGGAGCGGGCGGACCTGCTGTTGCGCTGGAATCAGCTCATCCTCGACAATGCCGAGGAGCTGGCCGCCATCATGACCCTGGAGCAGGGCAAGCCCATTTCCGAGGCGCGCGGCGAGATCCAGTACGGCGCCAGCTTCGTGCGCTGGTTTGCCGAGGAGGCGCGCCGCGTCTATGGCGAAACCATCCCCGCCCCCACCGCCGACCGCCGCATCATCATGCTCAAGCAGCCGGTGGGCGTCTGCGCCGCGATTACGCCCTGGAATTTCCCCAATGCGATGATCACGCGCAAGTGCGCACCTGCCCTGGCGGCAGGCTGCAGCATCATCGTGAAGCCGTCGGAGCTCACGCCCTTCTCGGCCCTGGCTCTTGCTGCCCTGGCTGAGCAGGCAGGCATTCCGGCCGGCGTCTTCAACGTGGTCACCGGCATGCCGCAGGAGATCGGCGCGGAGCTGACGGGCAATCCGACGGTGCGCAAAATCTCATTCACCGGTTCAACCAAGATCGGCCGGCTGCTGATGGAGCAGGCCGCGCACAACATTCAGCGCGTGAGCCTCGAACTCGGCGGTAATGCCGCCTTCATCGTGTTCGATGACGCCAATCTGGATGCGGCTGTGGCGGGTCTGATGGCAAGCAAATTCAGGAATGGTGGGCAGACCTGCGTCTGCGCAAACCGGATTCTCGTTCATGCCAAGATTTATGATGCCTTCGCCGAGCGTGTGAGCGAGGCCGTCAAGGGCCTTCAGGTGGGCCAGGGTCTTGCCAAGGATATTACAATCGGTCCGCTGATCAACGGCGCCGCCGTGACCAAGGTTCGGGAGCACGTCGCGGATGCGCTGGACAAGGGAGCTCGCGCTGTGGTCGGCGGCAGGAGCCATCCGCTCGGTGGCCGGTTCTTCGAGCCCACTGTCCTCACGGATGCCGGATGGGACATGAGGTTGGCGCAGGAGGAAACCTTCGGGCCCGTTGCGCCGCTGTTCCGCTTCGAGACGGAGGACGAGGCAATCCGCATGGCGAACAACACACCCTACGGCTTGGCCTCCTATTTCTACACCAACGATCTCAACCGCTCCTGGCGCGTCGCCGAGCGCATCGAGGTCGGCATGGTGGGCCTCAACACGGGCTCCGTCTCAATGGAGGTCGCGCCGTTCGGGGGAGTCAAGCAGTCCGGCATCGGACGCGAAGGATCCCACCTCGGGATCGAGGAATATCTTGCGACCAAAACCTTCCACATCGGCGGCATCTCATAAGGACGCCGCGAACTTTCGGAAGGTACAGAAACGAAGTGGGAGGCTGATGACGAAGCAGCCTCCCACTCGTTGTGTCCCTAACGTTCTAACAAGTTGGCTCCCCGGGAGCCGAACTCAAATGGCCGGATCAGCGGCTTTCCAGCACGATCTGATGCAGGCTCTTCCATGCAGCGCCTCCCGCGGAGGCCTGATGGTCCCCCCGCGTGAGGCCGAGTTCCGACAGTTCACGGCAGTTGAGGCTGCGCAGCTCGCGAGCCGCCTTCCAGCGCTTTGCCGAAGCGAGGATCCTGCCGAGGATGACCGATAGAAACATAATGTCTGCTGCCTTTGATAACGCTGTATGACTGTTGGCCGGCCTTGCGGGAACACCGGATAGGGCATTCGGGACTGCCGACCTGGAGTGGATAATTGCTGGTCAGAGATCTAATCGCTGCAGTGCAAAAAAGAAGCGCTCAGGATG from the Microvirga ossetica genome contains:
- a CDS encoding (2Fe-2S)-binding protein, which encodes MFRRLPDHQGDLVTFTFDGTPLTAFKGDTVATALLAAGVMRFRTTPVSGAERGPYCMMGVCFECLVAIDGRGNRQACLTPVEEGMRVETQHGAATYSIGISA
- a CDS encoding NAD(P)/FAD-dependent oxidoreductase, whose protein sequence is MTDRDVLVVGGGLLGASIAWGLARLGLRVAVLDEGDTAFRAARANFGLVWVQGKGLGKPEYSNWTQASAALWPALSDELKRETGIDPGFSQPGGFSIRLTELELQRGIDAMNNLQSQPNIARYPYEILDHRETKARLLAIGPTVAGSIYSPLDGHANPLRLYRAFHAALHRMGAAYLPEHHVERISHQDGVFTVEGPWGALSAGRIVLAAGIGNTRLAPMVGLFVPLVPSRGQIIVTEKTVPFLHHPVGNIRQVDEGGVIIGESKEATMDHQRPRASVTAVLADRAMRMFPIIGELNVVRIWAAFRIITPDGFPIYEQSRSCPGAFAVACHSGVTLAANHAFTIAGHIAQGEIPASLATFSSERFDVSAAA
- a CDS encoding LysR substrate-binding domain-containing protein, with product MTIQSRQVEAFRAVMLTGSMTAAADMLYVTQSAVSRLIRDFEAHLALRLFERRGYQVIPTPDAVTLFAEVERSFVGLSRIADMAKAIKANQAGSLRIAAMPVLMSGALPRFVAAFMRNRPNVHVSLVGLPSHLVVEAVTAGRVDLGYADKPIDQPLHDIESFEAAAVVIMPEHHRLAAQEIIAPADLAGEALISVSTRTLFRSRIDAALADVPYRIVAEVTLAQIACLLVSEGTGLSIVSPYAAEEFLGRGLVARPFTTRIEAGFISLRSQQRPASALASTFQAEFAAHARRWRP
- a CDS encoding NAD-dependent succinate-semialdehyde dehydrogenase, with protein sequence MDITHTPLFRTQAYVGGQWISAKSGRTIPVDNPATGEIVGHVPDLSGADTRDAISAAEVALDRWRGTSAAERADLLLRWNQLILDNAEELAAIMTLEQGKPISEARGEIQYGASFVRWFAEEARRVYGETIPAPTADRRIIMLKQPVGVCAAITPWNFPNAMITRKCAPALAAGCSIIVKPSELTPFSALALAALAEQAGIPAGVFNVVTGMPQEIGAELTGNPTVRKISFTGSTKIGRLLMEQAAHNIQRVSLELGGNAAFIVFDDANLDAAVAGLMASKFRNGGQTCVCANRILVHAKIYDAFAERVSEAVKGLQVGQGLAKDITIGPLINGAAVTKVREHVADALDKGARAVVGGRSHPLGGRFFEPTVLTDAGWDMRLAQEETFGPVAPLFRFETEDEAIRMANNTPYGLASYFYTNDLNRSWRVAERIEVGMVGLNTGSVSMEVAPFGGVKQSGIGREGSHLGIEEYLATKTFHIGGIS